One Pyrenophora tritici-repentis strain M4 chromosome 5, whole genome shotgun sequence DNA window includes the following coding sequences:
- a CDS encoding MgtA, Cation transport ATPase — translation MTLQPYMEPNETEVSHPQKRIRWATHRATGIKAENKRHSLKERLHRRIGSGGEKQNDLGKESGVQGDPSPEGSDAGVEEQDGGRRVYFNVPLPQKERDPEGHPLAHYARNKIRTAKYTPLSFIPKNLWFQFHNIANVYFLFIIILGIFSIFGASNPALNAVPLIVILVVTAIKDAVEDWRRTVLDVELNNAPVHRLVDFNNVNTAEDTVSLWRKIKKATTKVIVTTWRAIKSAKGKKGGKGKGGNGQDPDGSRPSFDTRRASVASQGGSYLGNENDIQMTPVPSPLPGTSPAQSPRLPLGPGEGDKVRGGDHKQEPVKQKFWGSVLNPHSSAPEKARFKKDAWKNVQVGDFVRLYNDEEIPADVIVLSTSSDDGACYVETKNLDGETNLKVRNALHCTRDVRHARHCERAEFVIESEGAHSNLYSYSAAIRWQQHNPKDPTAEPYEMVEPISINNLILRGCQLRNTEWILGVVVFTGDETKIMINSGITPSKRARISKELNWNVVYNFFILAAMCLVSGIVLGITWARDDTSHSIFEYGSYGGAPATDGVIAFWAGVILFQNLVPISLYITLEIIRTLQALFIYSDIHMYYAKLDYPCTPKSWNISDDVGQIEYIFSDKTGTLTQNVMEFKKATINGVPYGEAYTEAQAGMQRRLGVNVEVEGAKAREQIARDRVRMLEGIRKMHNNPYLWDDDLTFVAPDYVDDLRGDSGMEQKKANEDFMVALALCHTVVTERTPGDPPKIEFKAQSPDEAALVATARDVGFTFVGREDDHLIVNVLGQERRYQVLNTLEFNSSRKRMSAIIRMPDNRIVLYCKGADSMIYSRLIPNEQRQLRADTGEHLEMFAREGLRTLCIAQREISEEEYQEWSRDYDIAANAIQGREDKLEEVSDRIENHLWLIGGTAIEDRLQDGVPESISLLAQAGIKLWVLTGDKVETAINIGFSCNLLDNDMDLIILKVTDDNIASVEAQIDDKLQIFGLTGSEEELAAAQHDHEPPPPTHAIIIDGDTLKLALDDSVRRKFLLLCRRCRSVLCCRVSPSQKAAVVNMVKTGLDCLTLAIGDGANDVAMIQEAHVGVGIAGVEGRAAVMSSDYAIGQFRYLTRLVLVHGRWSYRRLAETIANFFYKNIVWTFALFWYQIYTNFDSQYIFDYTYIIFFNLAFTSLPVIVMGVLDQDVDDRVSLAVPQLYRRGIERKEWTQPKFWAYMIDGIYQSAVAFFFLYEIMAPATFVTSNGLDISEYRRMGIYAATTAVCAANIYVLYNTYRWDWLMVTIVIVSTIFVWMWTGIFTSFTTSAQFYKSGAEVYGTLNFWAYVLCATIACLLPRFIFKSVQKMYFPLDADIIREQVKQGKFDYLKQTDAFLPPPPEKVTEASNSPTPEVDAAKYKAANATNADEDVRPIYPPSVAPTATTHNARSQNGSGSTDYTFRHSMDGFPAAPAPAPHAEAPPLVQTNSTDRRVRPSFDRARMSMDRVRPSFEQSNDFTSAAMLTRLESSHSRNSFQGHRTSYQGGPPNTQPAVMSRLRNAIRRATITRDEAPEHLRQDQEDVPDVPAIPKSPPRSPRSPPR, via the exons ATGACGCTGCAACCCTACATGGAGCCCAATGAGACCGAGGTCTCGCACCCACAGAAGCGCATACGTT GGGCAACACATCGCGCAACTGGCATCAAGGCGGAAAACAAGCGGCACTCGCTCAAAGAGCGTCTGCACCGGCGCATAGGCTCGGGCGGCGAAAAGCAGAATGACCTGGGCAAAGAAAGCGGCGTGCAGGGCGACCCATCCCCAGAGGGTTCAGACGCAGGCGTTGAAGAGCAGGACGGTGGCCGGAGAGTCTACTTCAACGTGCCTTTGCCGCAGAAAGAGCGCGACCCAGAAGGCCACCCACTCGCACACTACGCCCGCAACAAGATAAGAACGGCCAAATACACGCCCCTTAGTTTCATACCGAAGAACCTATGGTTTCAGTTTCACAATATCGCCAACGTCTACTTCTTGTTTATCATTATTCTGGGC ATCTTCTCCATTTTCGGTGCCTCTAATCCAGCACTCAATGCAGTGCCCCTCATTGTCATTCTCGTGGTAACGGCCATCAAAGACGCCGTGGAAGACTGGCGGAGAACGGTCCTCGACGTTGAGCTAAACAATGCCCCAGTGCACAGGCTTGTCGACTTTAACAACGTAAACACTGCCGAAGACACCGTATCACTATGGCGCAAGATCAAGAAGGCTACCACAAAAGTCATAGTCACGACATGGCGGGCAATCAAGAGCGCAAAGGGCAAGAAAGGTGGCAAGGGCAAAGGGGGGAATGGCCAGGATCCCGATGGCTCGCGGCCCTCATTCGACACGCGCCGAGCCTCGGTGGCATCCCAAGGAGGCTCGTACCTGGGAAACGAGAACGATATCCAAATGACTCCTGTTCCTTCTCCGCTACCGGGCACATCCCCGGCTCAATCCCCACGCCTACCATTGGGTCCCGGAGAGGGCGACAAGGTTCGAGGAGGCGACCATAAGCAGGAACCCGTGAAACAGAAGTTCTGGGGAAGCGTGTTGAACCCCCACAGCTCGGCACCGGAAAAGGCCCGTTTCAAAAAGGACGCATGGAAGAACGTTCAGGTCGGCGATTTCGTGCGATTGTACAATGACGAGGAGATCCCCGCCGACGTCATTGTTCTCTCTACGTCTTCCGACGATGGCGCCTGCTACGTGGAAACGAAGAATCTCGATGGCGAAACGAACCTCAAGGTGCGCAACGCATTGCATTGTACCCGAGACGTGCGCCATGCCCGACATTGCGAACGGGCTGAATTCGTCATTGAAAGCGAAGGCGCCCACTCGAATCTGTACTCGTATAGCGCAGCCATCAGATGGCAGCAGCACAACCCCAAGGATCCCACAGCGGAGCCCTACGAAATGGTCGAGCCCATCTCCATCAACAACTTGATTCTTCGAGGCTGTCAGTTGCGAAACACCGAATGGATCCTCGGCGTAGTTGTATTTACCGGAGACGAGACCAAAATTATGATCAATTCCGGCATCACTCCCAGCAAGCGCGCCAGAATTTCAAAGGAACTGAACTGGAACGTCGTCTACAACTTCTTTATCCTGGCCGCCATGTGTCTGGTCTCTGGAATTGTGCTGGGAATTACTTGGGCCCGAGACGATACATCGCATTCCATTTTCGAGTATGGATCATATGGTGGTGCACCTGCTACCGACGGTGTCATTGCTTTCTGGGCTGGTGTTATTCTCTTCCAGAATTTGGTTCCCATTTCGCTCTACATCACCCTGGAAATCATCCGTACGCTGCAAGCCCTGTTCATCTATAGCGACATTCACATGTACTACGCCAAGCTCGATTATCCTTGTACGCCCAAGTCTTGGAACATTTCCGACGATGTCGGCCAGATTGAATACATCTTCTCGGACAAGACGGGAACACTCACTCAGAACGTCATGGAGTTCAAGAAGGCGACTATCAACGGCGTTCCATACGGTGAAGCGTACACAGAAGCTCAAGCCGGTATGCAGCGAAGACTCGGTGTCAACGTAGAGGTTGAAGGTGCCAAAGCGCGGGAGCAAATCGCACGCGACCGCGTGCGAATGCTCGAAGGGATCCGGAAGATGCACAACAATCCTTACCTTTGGGACGATGATCTGACATTTGTGGCTCCGGACTATGTCGATGACTTGCGTGGAGATTCCGGAATGGAGCAGAAAAAGGCCAATGAGGACTTCATGGTCGCTCTCGCCCTCTGCCACACCGTCGTCACCGAACGGACCCCTGGTGACCCTCCGAAGATCGAGTTCAAGGCCCAATCGCCTGATGAGGCTGCGCTGGTCGCTACTGCTCGTGACGTCGGTTTCACATTTGTGGGCCGTGAAGATGACCATCTTATCGTCAACGTCTTGGGACAGGAACGTAGATACCAGGTGCTCAACACTCTCGAGTTCAACTCTAGCAGAAAGCGCATGAGCGCCATCATCAGGATGCCCGACAACCGCATTGTTCTGTACTGCAAGGGTGCCGACAGTATGATTTATTCTAGGCTTATTCCTAACGAGCAACGCCAGCTCCGTGCCGATACCGGTGAACACTTGGAAATGTTCGCCCGTGAAGGACTCCGAACCTTGTGCATTGCTCAAAGGGAAATCTCGGAAGAAGAGTACCAAGAATGGAGCCGGGACTACGATATCGCCGCCAACGCTATTCAGGGACGTGAAGACAAATTGGAAGAAGTATCTGACCGTATCGAAAATCACCTGTGGCTGATTGGAGGAACGGCCATTGAAGACAGACTCCAGGATGGTGTACCGGAATCCATTTCACTCCTTGCCCAGGCAGGTATCAAGCTATGGGTTCTGACTGGCGACAAAGTCGAGACTGCCATCAACATCGGTTTCTCTTGCAACCTGCTCGACAACGACATGGATCTCATCATTCTCAAGGTGACTGACGACAATATCGCATCCGTAGAAGCCCAGATCGACGACAAGCTGCAAATTTTCGGTCTGACCGGCTCCGAAGAAGAGTTGGCCGCTGCTCAACATGACCACGAACCACCTCCACCGACACACGCTATCATCATCGACGGAGATACTCTTAAGTTGGCCTTGGATGATTCAGTGAGAAGGAAGTTCCTCTTGCTCTGCAGACGATGCCGTTCCGTTCTTTGCTGCAGAGTCAGTCCCAGCCAGAAGGCAGCCGTCGTCAACATGGTCAAGACCGGATTGGACTGCCTTACTCTTGCCATCGGAGACGGTGCGAATGATGTTGCCATGATCCAAGAGGCGCACGTTGGTGTCGGTATCGCTGGTGTCGAGGGCCGGGCCGCCGTCATGTCGTCAGATTACGCAATTGGTCAATTCCGCTACCTCACTCGTCTCGTGCTTGTGCATGGCCGATGGTCCTACCGTAGACTTGCGGAGACCATTGCCAATTTCTTCTACAAG AACATCGTTTGGACGTTTGCCCTCTTCTGGTACCAGATTTACACCAACTTCGACAGCCAGTATATCTTCGACTACACGTACATTATCTTCTTCAACTTGGCGTTTACTTCACTCCCTGTTATTGTCATGGGTGTTCTTGATCAAGATGTCGATGATCGAGTGTCGTTGGCTGTACCGCAGCTGTACCGCCGTGGTATCGAACGAAAGGAGTGGACGCAGCCAAAGTTCTG GGCCTACATGATTGATGGTATCTACCAATCCGCTGTCGCCTTTTTCTTCCTTTACGAAATCATGGCGCCGGCGACCTTTGTTACCTCTAACGGACTGGACATTTCGGAATACCGACGCATGGGCATCTACGCTGCTACTACCGCCGTATGTGCTGCCAACATCTACGTCCTGTACAACACATACCGATGGGATTGGCTGATGGTTACTATCGTCATCGTCAGTACCATCTTCGTCTGGATGTGGACCGGCATTTTCACGTCTTTCACCACTTCTGCCCAATTCTACAAATCCGGTGCCGAGGTTTACGGTACGCTCAACTTTTGGGCATATGTTCTTTGCGCTACAATAGCCTGTTTACTACCACGCTTCATCTTCAAGTCGGTGCAGAAAATGTACTTCCCCCTTGACGCGGACATCATTCGAgagcaagtcaagcaaggCAAGTTTGACTACCTGAAGCAGACCGACGCCTTTCTTCCTCCCCCACCAGAGAAGGTTACTGAGGCTTCGAATTCTCCCACTCCGGAAGTCGACGCCGCGAAGTACAAAGCTGCCAATGCTACTAATGCGGACGAAGATGTACGGCCCATCTACCCGCCCTCTGTTGCCCCAACCGCCACGACGCATAACGCAAGAAGCCAAAACGGTAGCGGTAGCACCGACTATACCTTCCGTCATTCTATGGATGGCTTCCCAGCCGCACCCGCACCCGCACCCCATGCGGAAGCCCCTCCACTCGTCCAGACGAACTCGACTGATCGTCGTGTACGACCGAGCTTTGATCGCGCGCGCATGTCGATGGATCGCGTGCGTCCTAGTTTTGAGCAAAGCAATGACTTTACTTCGGCGGCTATGTTGACGCGTCTGGAGTCGTCGCATAGTCGTAACAGCTTCCAAGGTCATCGCACTAGCTACCAAGGGGGGCCTCCAAACACACAGCCAGCAGTCATGAGCCGGTTACGAAATGCGATACGGAGAGCAACCATAACGCGCGACGAGGCGCCAGAGCATCTCAGGCAAGACCAGGAGGATGTACCTGATGTCCCTGCGATCCCCAAAAGCCCCCCACGAAGTCCACGGAGTCCTCCCCGGTAG
- a CDS encoding Atrophin-1 multi-domain protein, with protein sequence MFPHQGGQGQLPTHWQPPTSQQPANGSYAQPPHMNTTLPPPPPQEPRPDMAQHPQYQQQQPYRLPGPNEWTRAPPPADPYRQQPPPPPQYVQQHHQPPAPRQRTAIACRYCRRRKIRCSGFEATEDGRCSNCMRFNQDCIFTPVSAQTQAFVPAHTVWRGVGQPPPMYGAYGQPLPPASHGEPYGQGPSRQQQQYLPSPTAGPYPAHSDYGLSSASPDEASREALIGRKRLHPEPHTPTLPPPQPGSALQAPHRGTGPEYAYPEPPSLTSSAPTANASTPYSSGPPPNQPYYAAQPPRQASPQSAYRYEPSRASSSPQSQAPTTPGAPPTPYYGAPPQANGVLQPPPPRSDGRTPPPPTSQASSSRPSMRINDLVSDNGPARSSTDSSMLNMLNRRPM encoded by the exons ATGTTCCCTCACCAGGGTGGCCAAGGCCAGCTCCCAACCCACTGGCAGCCGCCCACCTCGCAGCAGCCTGCAAATGGCTCTTATGCCCAGCCTCCACAC ATGAACACGACGCTcccacctcctccacccCAAGAGCCGCGACCTGACATGGCTCAACATCCTCAATaccagcaacagcaacccTACCGCCTGCCCGGCCCAAACGAGTGGACACGCGCTCCTCCACCAGCCGACCCATACCGCCAGCAgcctcctccaccaccacAGTATGTCCAGCAGCACCACCAGCCGCCAGCGCCCCGCCAGCGGACTGCCATTGCCTGCCGTTATTGCCGTCGTCGCAAG ATCCGCTGCTCCGGCTTCGAGGCCACCGAGGACGGCCGCTGCTCAAACTGCATGAGATTCAACCAGGACTGCATCTTCACTCCAGTCTCTGCCCAGACTCAGGCTTTTGTTCCTGCCCACACCGTCTGGCGCGGTGTCGGCCAACCCCCGCCCATGTACGGTGCCTACGGGCAACCTCTTCCTCCTGCCAGCCACGGAGAGCCCTACGGGCAAGGGCCTTCGCGCCAACAGCAGCAATATCTGCCTAGTCCCACTGCAGGTCCGTACCCAGCTCATTCTGACTACGGTCTATCTAGTGCTTCTCCAGATGAGGCAAGCCGAGAGGCGCTGATCGGCAGGAAGAGGCTTCATCCTGAGCCTCACACTCCAACCCTGCCCCCGCCACAACCTGGCTCAGCGCTACAGGCTCCTCATCGAGGCACTGGACCAGAGTATGCCTATCCCGAGCCACCGTCTCTAACATCGTCTGCTCCAACAGCAAACGCGTCTACTCCCTACTCCTCTGGCCCACCGCCCAACCAACCCTACTATGCAGCACAGCCTCCGCGCCAAGCATCTCCACAGAGCGCCTATCGCTATGAGCCGAGCCGTGCTTCTTCGTCACCACAGTCACAAGCGCCGACAACTCCCGGTGCTCCACCGACACCATACTACGGCGCGCCTCCACAGGCAAACGGCGTCCTACAGCCGCCTCCTCCGCGCAGTGACGGCCGTACGCCACCGCCACCCACTTCGCAGGCTTCCTCTTCCAGGCCGAGCATGCGGATCAATGATCTCGTCAGCGACAACGGTCCCGCTCGCAGCTCGACGGATTCGTCCATGCTCAACATGCTTAACCGCCGACCAATGTAA
- a CDS encoding FabG, Dehydrogenase with different specificities (related to short-chain alcohol dehydrogenase) translates to MPPWSLISPASRGIGFALARRVLQTTHTPVIATARKDLDRTKEELLDGLGVDEGRLTVLKLDVLDEASIADAAAACKEKFSDGSSQLQLALMVPGILFPEKSPAQINADDALLTFRTNTLGPMLMLKHFSSFFPKKTSAVSKDQDDMEGLPDAATIVIMSARVGSISDNRLGGWYSYRASKAGVNQVVKTFDNHLRTASTNNAMAVALHPGTVKTGLSKDFWSNVKKEKLFERDWVAERLIDVIKQVGIEGRGKCWDWDGKEVPP, encoded by the exons ATGCCACCTTGGTCGTTGATCTCGCCAGCCTCGCGAGGCATTGGCTTCGCGCTCGCAAGACGAGTTTTGCAAACTACACATACGCCCGTCATCGCAACAGCACGCAAGGATCTTGACAGAACCAAGGAGGAGCTACTTGATGGTCTAGGGGTAGACGAGGGGCGACTGACGGTGCTGAAACTTGACGTTTTGG ATGAAGCGAGCATTGCAGATGCCGCAGCTGCGTGTAAGGAAAAGTTTAGCGATGGCTCAAGTCAACTTCAGCTTGCTTTGATGGTGCCTGGGATACTTTTCCCGGAAAAGTCGCCAGCTCAAATCAATGCCGACGACGCGTTGTTGACGTTTCGCACCAACACATTAGGCCCAATGTTAATGCTGAAGCATTTCTCGTCTTTCTTCCCAAAGAAGACATCGGCGGTTAGCAAGGACCAGGATGATATGGAAGGTCTGCCGGACGCGGCTACTATAGTCATCATGTCCGCTCGCGTTGGCAGCATCAGCGACAATCGCCTTGGAGGGTGGTACAGCTATCGCGCATCCAAAGCAGGTGTTAACCAGGTAGTCAAGACCTTTGATAACCATCTCCGGACTGCTTCTACCAACAATGCGATGGCAGTTGCCTTGCACCCGGGCACGGTCAAGACGGGACTGAGCAAGGACTTCTGGAGCAACGTCAAGAAAGAGAAGCTGTTTGAGCGCGACTGGGTTGCGGAACGACTCATCGACGTGATTAAGCAAGTGGGAATCGAGGGCCGAGGCAAGTGCTGGGATTGGGATGGGAAGGAAGTGCCGCCTTGA
- a CDS encoding Amelogenin multi-domain protein has translation MRYGHQHARGPPRGEDGEFKIRGQAEQTRPMSSTKRKKKQTRAHADCRQREGHRSKSPHRITGSNGGRRDNRTPRAGYSTRTQYEHTTATAGPLSTHHSAPPRLADVPSVPQPRNSRSRTSRRAKELRKLATAEENAANYPPLDDTRAWQALGRETDSTTRDNSAFVYRHLRRAQCPKALSFPEWVKDVHREMEGLGLQDTGRYIRRDWQEAGGPVEEIEMVQETVAVQEEVDVVQERKYEDDGFDIDIYGDEETRAKYEPWIRSQIGRGTSKL, from the coding sequence ATGCGCTACGGACATCAACATGCTAGAGGACCACCTAGAGGCGAAGACGGCGAGTTCAAGATTCGAGGTCAGGCTGAACAGACTCGACCCATGTCAAGTACGAAGAGGAAAAAAAAGCAGACTAGAGCACACGCTGACTGCCGACAACGTGAAGGGCATAGATCTAAATCACCACACAGGATCACAGGATCAAACGGAGGGCGACGTGACAACCGAACCCCCCGCGCAGGATATTCCACAAGGACTCAATACGAGCACACGACTGCGACCGCAGGACCACTTAGTACGCATCATTCGGCCCCTCCGCGCCTCGCAGACGTGCCTTCCGTGCCCCAGCCTCGAAACTCTCGTTCTCGCACTTCCAGGAGAGCCAAAGAACTAAGAAAACTAGCCACGGCAGAAGAAAATGCAGCAAACTACCCGCCACTGGACGACACGCGCGCATGGCAAGCTCTAGGCAGAGAAACTGATAGCACGACCCGCGACAACTCGGCTTTCGTGTACCGTCACCTACGCCGCGCTCAGTGTCCCAAGGCCCTGTCGTTTCCAGAATGGGTCAAGGATGTCCATCGGGAGATGGAGGGCTTGGGACTTCAAGATACTGGGCGTTATATTCGTCGTGATTGGCAGGAGGCTGGTGGTCCGGTGGAAGAGATAGAGATGGTGCAGGAGACGGTGGCCGTGCAGGAAGAGGTTGATGTGGTGCAAGAGAGGAAGTACGAAGATGATGGGTTTGATATTGATATCTATGGGGATGAGGAGACGCGGGCAAAGTATGAGCCGTGGATACGGAGTCAGATAGGCAGGGGAACTTCGAAGTTGTGA
- a CDS encoding tetraspanin, which produces MPTKLMLSFVAMDFLFAGCGGLLLGFSLMSEQSMRATPTVDNVTQNLLLGQCPLTAGVVNAIFVFVTFLLSLPALFIPTNRGWLRTQGWLVVVCATFTLGLGVAIWVETLQTRQNLSVLWGRETPLIQSLLQQKFDCCGYVNSTTPPFVQDSTCLNTLVAAQKGGCIGKFSSFANRYLDRVFTAAFGIVGIDMILVLCVAMVLKYRQEQERYRHIDEKNGVGGI; this is translated from the exons ATGCCGACCAAACTGATGCTGTCGTTTGTTGCCATGGATTTCCTCTTCGCTGGATGCGGAGGATTGTTGCTGGGCTTCTCTCTCATGTCGGAGCAATCGATGCGGGCCACTCCTACTGTAGACAACGTCACGCAGAACCTCCTGCTTGGCCAGTGTCCTTTGACAG CTGGCGTCGTCAACGCAatcttcgtcttcgtcaCTTTTCTTCTGTCCCTCCCAGCCCTCTTCATTCCCACAAATCGAGGCTGGCTCCGCACTCAAGGTTGGCTCGTAGTTGTCTGCGCAACCTTTACTCTTGGTCTCGGTGTTGCCATCTGGGTAGAGACCCTCCAAACCCGCCAGAACCTGAGTGTGCTATGGGGACGGGAGACGCCGCTTATTCAGAGTCTCTTGCAACAAAAG TTCGATTGCTGCGGCTACGTCAACTCGACAACGCCTCCGTTTGTGCAGGACAGCACATGCCTGAACACCCTTGTCGCCGCGCAAAAGGGCGGCTGCATTGGCAAGTTCTCCTCTTTTGCCAACAGATATCTGGACCGAGTATTCACCGCCGCCTTTGGCATTGTTGGTATCGACATGATCCTTGTACTTTGCGTCGCCATGGTCCTCAAGTACCGCCAAGAACAGGAGCGCTACAGGCACATTGACGAGAAGAACGGTGTTGGTGGCATCTAA